The following nucleotide sequence is from Gordonia jinghuaiqii.
GTTCGGGGCGCGGTGCGTCGACGATCTCGTCGGCGACGCGGACCAGTGCGTAGATGTTGCGGACGTCGCCACGGACCGCCGGAGTGAGCAGTCGTGAGGCGAGTCCGAAGGAACTCGAGTACGACTTGATCACGAGCGCAGCGCTGGCGTCGGCGACCTCGTCGTACCGTCGGTGCGGGGGGACCACTTCGGTATGACCGGGCATGTGCATCATCCGGTTGCTCCTGTACCTGCCTGCCGGGAACCTACCCGGCGGAAACAAAACTCTCGATCGAAGGCGGTGTGCCGACATCATGAATTCGACGCCCGGGCCGTCATCGGATGGGTCGGCTCCGCATGCCGGTAGGGGTCGGGTCCCGGCAACTGACGAACCTGTTCGACGAACCACGGGCTGACCGCCCACGGGGTTCGCTCGACGAGCGACCACACGTCGGCGACCCGGGCCCACGCGTGTTCGGCGACCTCGGCCGGGTCGGGTGCCACCTCGCGCAGTGGCCGCGCGACGAAGACCGGGCAGATCTCGTTCTCGACGATGCCGCTCGCGTCTACGGCCCGGTATCGGAAGTCCGGCAGCACGATTCGCACATCGTCGACGTCGATGCCGAGCTCGCGGCGCGCGTAGCGGTGGACGGCGTCGACGACGGATTCGCCGGGACGGGGGTGACCGCAGAACGAGTTGGTCCAGACCCCGGGCCAGCTGCGTTTGGTCAGTGCCCGGCGCGTCATGAGGAGATGACCATCGTCGACGAGGTGGCACGAGAACGCGAAGTGCAGCGGGGTGTCGGTGCCGTGCACGCCTTCACGATCGGCGGTGCCGCAGGGGCGGCCGTCGGCGTCGGCGAGAACCACCGAGTCGTTCGTCATCTCTGATACCTCACGGGTTGGTGCCTCAAGGGGTTCGTACAGCGAGGGCCGGAGCCCGGATTCCTCCATTGTTCGTCACCGTGCGGCCTTCCGGATTGCCCGGGCGCCGGAAAAGGGATCTTGGTCCGACTGCGTCACCA
It contains:
- the idi gene encoding isopentenyl-diphosphate Delta-isomerase; this translates as MTNDSVVLADADGRPCGTADREGVHGTDTPLHFAFSCHLVDDGHLLMTRRALTKRSWPGVWTNSFCGHPRPGESVVDAVHRYARRELGIDVDDVRIVLPDFRYRAVDASGIVENEICPVFVARPLREVAPDPAEVAEHAWARVADVWSLVERTPWAVSPWFVEQVRQLPGPDPYRHAEPTHPMTARASNS